In Sphingobacterium sp. PCS056, the following proteins share a genomic window:
- a CDS encoding GDP-L-fucose synthase family protein, which translates to MKEKKIYIAGHRGMVGSAIKRKLEDLGYHNFIFRSSSELDLRDQLQVKEFFKQEKPAIVIDAAAKVGGILANNNYPYQFLMDNMQIQNNLIHESLENKVEKFIFLGSSCIYPKFADQPLKESSLLTDSLEPTNEWYALAKITGVKACQAIRNQFGKDYVSLMPTNLYGTHDNFDLTSSHVLPAMIRKFHEAKIQGNTYVTLWGSGNPMREFLFVDDLAKAVVFALENQLPDYLYNVGTGIDLSIKELAHLIQSIVGYQGNIIWDSSKPDGTPRKLMDVSKMHALGWKHQIELKEGIEITYQWFLKNQNNYKEVKL; encoded by the coding sequence ATGAAAGAAAAAAAAATATATATAGCAGGACACCGTGGTATGGTAGGTTCAGCTATAAAACGAAAATTAGAAGACTTAGGTTATCATAATTTTATTTTCCGCAGTTCCAGCGAATTAGATTTACGAGATCAATTACAGGTAAAGGAGTTTTTTAAACAAGAAAAACCTGCAATTGTTATTGATGCTGCTGCAAAGGTCGGAGGTATACTGGCCAATAATAATTATCCATATCAATTTTTAATGGACAATATGCAGATTCAGAATAACCTCATTCACGAATCACTAGAAAACAAAGTAGAAAAATTTATTTTTTTAGGATCTTCTTGTATATATCCCAAATTTGCAGATCAGCCTTTAAAAGAATCTAGTCTATTGACTGACAGCTTAGAACCAACCAATGAATGGTACGCATTAGCTAAGATTACTGGTGTAAAAGCTTGTCAAGCTATCCGTAACCAGTTTGGAAAAGATTACGTCAGCCTAATGCCTACCAATTTATATGGTACTCATGACAATTTCGATTTAACTAGTTCTCATGTATTACCAGCGATGATACGTAAATTTCATGAGGCAAAAATTCAAGGGAATACTTATGTAACTTTATGGGGATCTGGTAATCCTATGCGTGAATTTTTATTCGTAGATGATTTAGCAAAAGCTGTAGTCTTTGCTTTAGAGAACCAATTACCTGATTACCTATACAATGTTGGTACAGGCATAGATTTGAGCATTAAAGAATTAGCACATCTTATTCAATCAATAGTTGGGTACCAAGGAAATATTATTTGGGATAGTAGTAAACCAGACGGGACACCTCGTAAGCTAATGGATGTCAGCAAAATGCATGCATTGGGTTGGAAACATCAGATCGAACTGAAAGAAGGTATTGAGATCACATATCAGTGGTTTCTCAAAAATCAAAACAACTATAAAGAAGTAAAATTATAA
- the gmd gene encoding GDP-mannose 4,6-dehydratase gives MKIALITGVTGQDGSYLAELLLEKGYMVHGIKRRASSFNTQRIDHIYMDQHESHVNFKLHYGDLTDSTNIIRIIQEVQPDEIYNLGAMSHVKVSFDSPEYVANVDGIGTLRILEAVRILGLEKKTRIYQASTSELYGLVQEVPQKETTPFYPRSPYGVAKIYGFWITKNYREAYHMYACNGILFNHESPRRGETFVTRKITMATAAIALGKQECLYLGNLNAQRDWGHAKDYVEAMWLMLQQDVAEDFVIATGVTTYVREFVRMAFAEVGIELAFEGNEATEVAKIKACHHPEYQLEIGKIVVKVDPQYYRPTEVDLLVGDPTKSNTQLGWKPKYDLAQLINEMMRSDIALAKKNS, from the coding sequence ATGAAAATTGCATTAATCACTGGTGTCACAGGACAAGATGGCTCTTATTTAGCAGAATTACTATTAGAAAAGGGGTATATGGTACATGGCATCAAACGCAGAGCCTCCTCTTTCAATACCCAACGTATTGACCATATTTATATGGATCAACATGAAAGCCATGTAAACTTTAAGTTGCACTATGGCGATTTAACTGATTCAACCAATATAATTCGCATTATCCAAGAAGTACAGCCGGATGAAATTTATAATTTAGGGGCGATGTCACACGTAAAGGTATCTTTTGATTCACCCGAGTACGTTGCTAATGTCGATGGAATTGGTACATTACGTATCTTAGAAGCAGTTCGTATTCTAGGACTAGAAAAAAAGACACGTATTTATCAAGCTTCCACATCTGAACTGTACGGTCTAGTACAGGAAGTACCTCAAAAAGAAACCACACCTTTTTATCCAAGATCTCCTTATGGGGTTGCTAAAATATATGGGTTCTGGATCACTAAAAATTACCGTGAAGCTTACCACATGTATGCGTGTAATGGTATTTTATTCAACCATGAATCTCCACGCCGAGGAGAAACTTTTGTTACTCGAAAAATTACGATGGCCACTGCAGCTATTGCTCTGGGTAAACAAGAATGCTTATATCTAGGCAATCTTAATGCTCAACGTGATTGGGGCCACGCAAAAGATTATGTTGAAGCAATGTGGCTTATGTTACAACAAGATGTCGCCGAAGATTTTGTTATAGCAACAGGAGTTACTACTTATGTTCGAGAGTTTGTCAGAATGGCTTTTGCCGAAGTGGGTATTGAATTAGCTTTTGAAGGAAATGAGGCTACAGAAGTTGCCAAAATTAAAGCCTGTCATCATCCAGAATATCAATTGGAAATTGGAAAGATAGTTGTAAAAGTAGATCCACAATATTATAGACCTACTGAAGTTGATCTTTTGGTAGGTGATCCAACAAAGTCAAATACACAATTGGGATGGAAACCTAAATACGACCTTGCACAACTGATAAATGAAATGATGCGATCCGATATTGCCTTAGCGAAAAAAAATAGTTAG
- a CDS encoding GH92 family glycosyl hydrolase yields MINKPLLYLGLFLFPSLLQAQSSHLIQYVKPLIGTARMGHTFPGATVPFGSVQLSPDTDTIPYSVNGQYNGDVYKYCAGYQYDDPTIVGFSHTHFSGTGHSDLADILVMPTQGKVQLNPGTAERPQDGYRSPYSHSNEVAEANYYKVLLDKHQIKAEMTTTTRVGIHRYTFPKSDASHLILDLTAGIYNYEGKNVWTVVRVLNDSTLVGYRQTNGWARTRTVYFAIKTSKAFKNYGAKYEDGKQVYAGFWRKFDQKNNFPDLAAHQIKMHLDFDTKEGEEVLMKVALSPVSMKNALANMEQEAPHWNFENYVQAGQQSWEQELNKVQVDMLNKEDLVNFYTAMYHASLMPTVYMDVNGEYKGLDQEVHQAKGFTNYTSFSLWDTFRAFHPLMNLINPTRNADMVASMMAHYDQSVLHMLPIWSHYANDNWCMSGYHSVSVVVDAILKGVYKGDAQAALAACVQTANARKYEGIGPYIDMGYVPDELSGTSVSNTLEYAYDDWCIAQLAKKLGKDDVYETFIKRAANWKNVYDSTIGFMRPKDSKGVFRAKFDALETHGQGFIEGNTWNYSLYVPHQPAAMMDMMGGKKKLENYLDSLFTMELPDKYFEHTEDITRDGIIGNYVHGNEPSHHVAYLYNLTNSPGKTQARVRQIIRNQYHNGHAGLGGNDDCGQMSAWYLFTALGFYPVAPGEDAYWIGSPLVKSAKINLENGKTISIQVKNQSEKNVYVKKVSLNGQTLLGLKLSYEAIKNGGELQFEMASKPSK; encoded by the coding sequence ATGATCAATAAACCACTTTTATACTTAGGGCTGTTCTTGTTTCCTAGCCTATTGCAGGCGCAGTCATCTCATTTAATACAATATGTAAAACCGTTAATTGGTACTGCCCGAATGGGACATACATTTCCAGGTGCAACCGTACCTTTTGGCTCTGTACAGTTGAGTCCCGATACCGATACTATTCCTTATTCAGTAAACGGTCAATATAACGGTGATGTTTATAAGTATTGTGCGGGATATCAATATGATGATCCTACAATTGTAGGATTTAGCCATACTCATTTTAGTGGTACTGGACATTCGGATTTGGCAGATATCTTAGTGATGCCTACCCAGGGGAAAGTTCAGCTCAATCCAGGCACGGCAGAACGACCACAAGATGGTTATCGCTCACCCTATTCGCATAGCAATGAAGTTGCTGAGGCTAACTATTACAAAGTGCTATTGGATAAACATCAGATCAAAGCAGAGATGACGACCACGACCCGTGTCGGAATACATCGATATACATTCCCAAAATCGGATGCCTCCCATTTAATCTTGGATCTGACAGCCGGTATCTATAACTACGAAGGGAAAAATGTATGGACTGTAGTGCGGGTTTTGAATGACTCAACATTGGTGGGATATCGCCAGACGAATGGTTGGGCTCGTACGAGAACCGTTTATTTTGCGATTAAAACCTCCAAAGCATTTAAAAATTATGGTGCTAAATATGAAGATGGCAAACAGGTGTATGCTGGTTTTTGGCGTAAATTTGATCAAAAGAATAATTTTCCAGATTTAGCAGCTCATCAAATTAAGATGCACTTAGATTTTGATACGAAGGAGGGAGAAGAAGTCTTGATGAAAGTGGCGTTGAGTCCGGTGAGTATGAAAAATGCGCTCGCCAATATGGAACAAGAGGCGCCACACTGGAATTTTGAAAATTATGTTCAGGCCGGACAGCAGTCTTGGGAACAGGAATTGAACAAAGTTCAAGTGGATATGCTCAATAAGGAAGATTTGGTGAATTTCTATACAGCGATGTACCATGCCAGTTTGATGCCGACGGTATATATGGATGTTAATGGGGAATATAAAGGTTTGGATCAAGAGGTGCACCAAGCAAAGGGATTTACCAATTATACCTCCTTTTCGCTATGGGATACTTTTCGTGCATTTCATCCTTTGATGAATTTGATCAACCCAACACGAAATGCTGATATGGTCGCTTCGATGATGGCACACTATGATCAAAGTGTGTTACATATGTTGCCGATCTGGTCGCATTATGCCAATGATAATTGGTGCATGAGTGGTTATCACTCGGTATCGGTTGTGGTAGACGCAATTTTGAAAGGTGTCTATAAAGGCGATGCACAGGCAGCACTAGCAGCTTGTGTGCAGACGGCAAACGCTCGAAAGTATGAAGGAATTGGACCTTATATCGATATGGGCTATGTCCCTGATGAGTTATCAGGAACTTCAGTTTCCAATACCCTGGAGTATGCTTATGATGATTGGTGTATTGCGCAACTTGCCAAAAAATTAGGGAAAGATGATGTTTATGAGACCTTTATTAAAAGAGCTGCTAACTGGAAAAATGTCTATGACTCCACAATCGGGTTTATGAGACCTAAAGATTCTAAAGGAGTATTTAGAGCAAAATTTGATGCCTTGGAAACTCATGGGCAAGGTTTTATAGAAGGAAATACCTGGAACTATAGTTTATACGTACCGCATCAACCTGCAGCCATGATGGACATGATGGGGGGTAAGAAAAAATTGGAAAATTATCTGGATTCTTTATTTACCATGGAACTGCCGGATAAATATTTTGAGCATACTGAAGATATAACGCGTGATGGGATCATCGGTAATTATGTTCATGGTAATGAACCGTCACACCATGTGGCTTACTTGTATAATTTAACGAATAGTCCTGGGAAAACGCAGGCACGTGTACGCCAGATCATCCGCAATCAATATCATAATGGTCATGCAGGACTTGGTGGCAATGATGACTGTGGACAGATGTCGGCTTGGTACCTATTTACTGCTTTGGGATTTTATCCTGTAGCACCAGGGGAAGATGCTTATTGGATCGGCAGTCCATTGGTCAAATCGGCGAAGATTAACTTAGAGAATGGTAAGACGATTTCAATACAAGTGAAAAATCAATCGGAAAAGAATGTGTATGTGAAAAAAGTAAGTCTAAATGGACAAACTTTATTGGGATTGAAACTTTCTTATGAGGCGATCAAAAATGGTGGAGAACTACAATTTGAGATGGCAAGTAAACCAAGTAAGTAG
- a CDS encoding basic secretory family protein encodes MNFIKIVSGVMGLIACQSALAQDNWQHTEHDRQVAVDTDSITKGGYTLIWINKDQDFSPALKEKLIHTFFVNYPKLAKTYNKKTMKKVSFVIDPDYKGVAATAGGIVRYSPSWFAKNPGDIDVVTHEVMHIVQGYPNGSGPWWITEGIADYVRFVDGIDNAGANWKLPEWNAKQNYSDSYRVTARFFCWIEKKVKKGFVKNLDAAMRDKTYTEGFWKKQTGKTIDELWDSYSKNPAL; translated from the coding sequence ATGAATTTTATTAAGATAGTGAGTGGTGTCATGGGGTTGATTGCTTGTCAATCAGCCCTTGCTCAAGATAATTGGCAGCATACCGAGCATGATCGCCAGGTGGCAGTTGATACGGATAGCATTACAAAAGGAGGGTATACCTTAATCTGGATCAATAAAGACCAAGATTTTAGCCCTGCATTAAAGGAAAAACTGATCCATACATTTTTTGTTAATTATCCCAAATTGGCGAAGACCTATAATAAGAAGACGATGAAAAAAGTCTCTTTTGTCATTGATCCTGATTATAAAGGTGTCGCTGCAACAGCAGGTGGCATCGTACGTTATAGTCCATCATGGTTTGCCAAAAATCCTGGAGATATCGATGTCGTGACACATGAAGTGATGCATATTGTGCAGGGATATCCGAATGGATCAGGTCCTTGGTGGATTACAGAAGGTATAGCCGATTATGTCCGATTTGTGGATGGTATCGATAATGCTGGAGCAAACTGGAAATTGCCGGAATGGAATGCAAAACAAAACTATTCGGATTCCTACCGCGTGACCGCCCGTTTTTTCTGCTGGATTGAAAAAAAGGTCAAAAAAGGATTTGTTAAAAATCTTGATGCTGCCATGCGCGATAAAACATACACAGAGGGATTTTGGAAAAAACAAACTGGAAAAACAATCGATGAGTTGTGGGATAGCTACAGCAAAAATCCCGCTTTATAA
- a CDS encoding GH92 family glycosyl hydrolase, giving the protein MIFKTLKWGIAWSLSLSLFCTSTVSAQKLNGKPIDPVDLVNPLMGTDSKPSLSNGNTYPAIGLPWGMNMWTPQTGKNGDGWQYTYAADKIRGLKQTHQPSPWMNDYGQFSLMPVTGKAAFDQEERASWFSHKAERATPYYYSVYLADHDVTAELTPTERAAYFKFTFNKTDSAFVVLDAFDKGSEVQIIPEKNMVIGYSTRYSRGKLTNFKNYFVLIFDQPFDNYSTWEGKERFKGKLKSTADQTGAILGFKVKDKTKPVQVRVASSFISAEQALLNLNELGNRSFDQVKADGRAIWNEKLGRLAVEGDNIDQMRTFYSTLYRTLFFPNKLYEINESGEKVHYSPYNGKVLPGYLFGGTGFWDTFRALYPFLNLMYPSINVEMQEGLKNAYLEGGFLPEWSSPGFADIMVGNNSASVVADAYIKGLRGYDINTLYEALKHGANHEGPMTAVGRKGVEYYNKLGYVPYDVGINENAARTLEYAYDDFTIYQLAKALKKPKADIELYAKRAQNYRHLFDPSTNLMRGKNKDGKFQSPFNPLKWGDAFTEGNSWHYSWSVFHDIEGLIELMGGNKQFNTMLDSVFTQPPAFDDSYYGGTIHEIREMQIANMGQYAHGNQPIQHMIYLYNYSAQPWKTQYWVRQVLDRMYQATPDGYCGDEDNGQTSAWYVFSSLGFYPVCPATDEYVLGAPLFAKTTLKLENGKTVEIIGNKASAQNFYVNDLKVNGKSYTKNWLSHQELLKGGTLSFDMTSKPNYNRGATLDAAPYSMSTELKAIFKK; this is encoded by the coding sequence ATGATTTTTAAAACCCTAAAATGGGGGATAGCATGGAGTTTAAGCCTATCCTTATTTTGTACAAGTACTGTATCTGCCCAAAAATTAAATGGTAAACCTATCGATCCTGTTGATTTGGTTAATCCTTTAATGGGAACAGATTCAAAACCTTCGCTTTCAAATGGAAACACATACCCGGCAATTGGACTGCCATGGGGCATGAATATGTGGACACCACAAACAGGGAAAAATGGAGATGGTTGGCAGTACACCTATGCTGCTGATAAAATAAGAGGATTGAAACAAACGCATCAACCTTCTCCCTGGATGAACGATTATGGACAATTTTCTTTAATGCCTGTGACGGGTAAAGCGGCTTTTGATCAGGAGGAGCGAGCAAGCTGGTTTTCACATAAGGCGGAGAGAGCAACGCCTTATTATTATTCGGTATACTTAGCCGATCATGATGTAACGGCAGAACTTACACCAACAGAACGTGCAGCTTATTTTAAATTCACATTTAATAAAACGGATTCTGCATTCGTTGTACTTGATGCCTTTGATAAAGGATCTGAAGTACAGATTATTCCTGAAAAAAATATGGTGATCGGTTATTCTACACGTTATTCGCGTGGTAAATTGACCAATTTTAAAAATTATTTTGTTTTAATATTTGATCAACCTTTTGATAATTATTCAACTTGGGAAGGTAAGGAACGTTTCAAAGGCAAATTAAAATCTACGGCAGATCAAACGGGAGCTATACTGGGTTTTAAAGTGAAGGATAAGACTAAACCTGTTCAGGTGCGGGTTGCCTCTTCATTTATCAGTGCCGAACAAGCATTACTTAATCTAAATGAATTGGGGAACCGTAGTTTTGATCAGGTAAAAGCTGATGGAAGAGCCATCTGGAATGAAAAATTGGGACGTCTGGCTGTTGAAGGAGATAATATTGACCAAATGCGTACATTCTACTCGACTTTGTATCGTACTTTATTCTTTCCGAATAAGTTATATGAAATCAATGAATCGGGAGAAAAAGTCCATTACAGCCCATATAATGGAAAAGTACTTCCGGGTTACCTATTCGGTGGCACTGGATTTTGGGATACCTTCAGAGCGCTATATCCATTCTTAAATCTGATGTACCCATCTATCAATGTGGAGATGCAAGAAGGACTTAAAAATGCTTATCTAGAGGGCGGCTTTTTACCAGAATGGAGCAGTCCAGGTTTTGCAGATATCATGGTTGGTAATAACTCTGCTTCTGTAGTGGCTGATGCCTACATAAAAGGATTAAGAGGATACGATATCAATACACTCTATGAAGCGTTGAAGCATGGTGCTAATCATGAAGGACCAATGACTGCAGTGGGCCGTAAAGGAGTTGAATACTATAACAAATTGGGTTATGTGCCTTATGACGTGGGAATCAATGAAAACGCAGCACGTACACTTGAATATGCTTATGATGATTTTACAATTTATCAATTAGCTAAAGCATTAAAAAAGCCGAAAGCAGATATTGAATTATACGCTAAAAGAGCACAAAATTACCGTCATCTATTTGATCCTTCGACCAACTTGATGCGAGGAAAGAATAAAGATGGAAAATTTCAGAGCCCATTCAATCCACTGAAGTGGGGTGATGCGTTTACCGAAGGCAATAGCTGGCATTACTCGTGGAGTGTTTTCCACGATATAGAAGGACTGATTGAATTGATGGGGGGCAATAAACAATTTAATACGATGTTAGATAGTGTATTTACACAGCCACCAGCTTTTGATGATAGTTATTACGGTGGTACGATCCATGAAATCCGTGAAATGCAGATCGCGAATATGGGACAGTATGCACATGGTAATCAACCTATCCAGCATATGATCTACTTGTATAATTACAGTGCGCAGCCTTGGAAAACACAATATTGGGTTCGTCAGGTTTTAGACCGTATGTATCAAGCTACTCCTGATGGTTATTGTGGAGATGAAGATAATGGTCAAACTTCGGCTTGGTACGTTTTCTCTTCGCTTGGATTTTATCCGGTTTGTCCTGCTACCGATGAGTATGTATTGGGAGCTCCTCTTTTTGCAAAAACAACGTTAAAATTGGAAAATGGAAAAACAGTAGAAATCATCGGGAATAAAGCTAGTGCTCAGAATTTTTATGTCAATGATCTAAAAGTAAATGGGAAATCATATACCAAAAATTGGTTGAGTCATCAAGAATTATTAAAAGGGGGTACATTATCATTTGATATGACTTCTAAGCCAAACTACAATCGCGGAGCTACATTAGACGCTGCTCCTTATTCGATGAGTACAGAATTGAAAGCAATCTTTAAAAAATAA
- a CDS encoding cold-shock protein has translation MNKGTVKFFNETKGFGFITPENGGDDVFVHISGLKDQVREGDSVSYEIENGKKGLNAVNVRIN, from the coding sequence ATGAATAAAGGAACTGTAAAGTTTTTCAATGAAACTAAAGGATTTGGTTTTATTACCCCTGAAAATGGTGGAGACGATGTATTTGTACACATTTCAGGCTTAAAAGATCAAGTTAGAGAAGGCGATAGCGTTAGCTACGAAATTGAAAACGGAAAAAAAGGCTTAAATGCCGTTAATGTAAGAATAAACTAA
- a CDS encoding chloride channel protein, whose product MKDKIQFYSYFKLVIGSIIVAVLSGILAYSLKHLTTYFQDYLFELVPVLHIYLYLIFPSIGITIIYFLRKSFFQNRKNKGIREIYRSLDTRQDHLPFYKIPSHYINGFLTVIFGGSTGIEVSTVVATATVGNQFSEKGWMPMKYKRELICAGVTAGVAILFGSVLGGWFFAIEVIARGWKKTVLLSSSIAAVIAYVGIYYFEKETLLPFSVQDWHWYGLPFMALVAVLAALLALYFMKLVLISKKLFARISNNFLRVNIGAIMIGTLILFFPALYGDSYHGLKEMIGLLIQPAASAVIPFSLLLLILLKPFVASLTLGAGGDGGVFAPSIVAGAFLGMATAILCNLIFGLDLIVLNFALIGAASTLAAAIHGRFTAVFLICSMVPNGYSLVLPLAMAVWLAYAVAKRLNPYHVYTSPEVA is encoded by the coding sequence ATGAAAGATAAGATACAATTTTATAGTTATTTTAAACTTGTGATAGGCAGTATTATTGTCGCTGTGCTGTCGGGGATATTGGCGTATTCTCTTAAACATCTGACCACCTATTTTCAAGATTACCTTTTTGAGCTCGTGCCGGTCCTCCATATATACTTATATCTGATCTTTCCTTCTATAGGAATCACGATTATCTATTTTTTGAGAAAGTCTTTTTTCCAGAACAGGAAGAACAAAGGAATTCGTGAAATTTATCGTTCATTGGATACGCGTCAGGATCATCTTCCTTTTTATAAAATCCCATCACACTATATCAACGGTTTTCTGACAGTTATCTTTGGTGGGTCTACCGGGATAGAGGTTTCTACTGTGGTCGCTACAGCAACTGTTGGCAATCAGTTTAGTGAAAAAGGATGGATGCCTATGAAATATAAGAGAGAGTTAATCTGTGCTGGAGTAACAGCAGGGGTGGCGATTTTATTTGGGTCTGTCCTCGGTGGCTGGTTCTTTGCCATCGAAGTTATTGCAAGGGGATGGAAAAAAACAGTGCTCCTAAGCAGTAGTATAGCTGCAGTTATTGCTTATGTTGGGATATATTATTTTGAAAAAGAAACGTTATTACCCTTCTCTGTTCAAGATTGGCATTGGTACGGTTTGCCATTTATGGCTTTAGTGGCTGTATTGGCAGCTCTATTGGCACTTTATTTTATGAAGCTGGTACTTATTTCTAAAAAACTATTTGCAAGGATTAGTAATAATTTTCTTCGTGTTAATATAGGTGCTATCATGATCGGCACTCTAATTTTGTTTTTCCCAGCATTATATGGCGATAGCTATCATGGGCTTAAAGAAATGATCGGATTGCTTATACAACCTGCTGCATCAGCCGTTATACCATTTTCTTTGCTGCTATTGATTTTATTAAAACCATTTGTTGCTTCTTTGACCTTAGGTGCGGGTGGAGACGGAGGGGTATTTGCACCAAGCATCGTTGCTGGAGCATTTTTAGGAATGGCTACTGCAATCCTTTGTAATCTGATTTTTGGCTTAGATTTGATCGTGCTTAATTTTGCTTTGATCGGTGCTGCTTCGACATTGGCAGCAGCGATACACGGTCGGTTTACTGCCGTTTTTCTAATCTGTAGTATGGTTCCTAATGGCTATAGCTTAGTATTGCCTTTAGCAATGGCAGTTTGGTTGGCCTATGCAGTGGCAAAAAGATTAAATCCTTATCATGTATACACTTCTCCAGAAGTAGCCTAA
- a CDS encoding polysaccharide biosynthesis protein → MINITLIKKKLRKDNPRWVILLIDLVIVFGCYAISNFIFNSIHEQYSTAMMLKKSVFILVVYSLAFTMMRTYKGIIRQTGIQDATKIFKTVWLAFMLLAIPTIAIRYYIPKGTIAGDFLRLSYIILFMHSFFTMVMLVAARVTYRSIYEMLFLPNRKNRNVLIFGASRPGLVAYSLLRDDRRVKNHIVAFVEDKVSRVGNRIAGLRILYLEKIDHAFIEQYKISEVIIAVENNDPERLVQVTDHFQQLNVELKIMPNSRVMLNSGAKREIRALKIEDLLGRKAIKIENPGIDAELDNKVILITGAAGSIGGELSRQISQRNYRHLILLDQAESPLYDLQQSLKASHPDRVKCIVGDVRDKVFMERIFKRYRPQMIFHAAAYKHVPLMEQNPYEAIWTNLVGSKNMADLAVAYGIHKFVMVSTDKAVNPTNVMGATKRAAEIYVNSCSSLGKTNFIVTRFGNVLGSNGSVIPLFEKQMEHGGPLTLTHEDITRYFMTIPEACLLVQEAGVMGKGGEIFVFDMGKSVKIIDLAKRMIKLKGYRYPEDIDIKIVGLRPGEKIFEELLANDENTQKTHHPKIMIAQVNREDIAEKCHLIHKLSEDITTIGKGEINDMKLVQQLKKIVPEFKSQNSIFEDLDEEIQEKIIAEV, encoded by the coding sequence ATGATTAATATTACGCTGATAAAGAAAAAACTACGGAAAGATAACCCGCGCTGGGTGATACTTTTGATCGATTTAGTGATCGTATTTGGATGTTATGCTATTTCCAACTTTATCTTCAATAGCATCCATGAACAATATTCTACAGCCATGATGCTTAAAAAGAGTGTGTTCATTCTAGTGGTTTATAGTCTAGCATTTACGATGATGCGCACCTATAAAGGCATTATCCGACAAACAGGGATTCAAGATGCTACAAAAATCTTCAAAACGGTATGGCTTGCCTTTATGTTATTGGCCATCCCAACCATAGCTATTCGCTATTATATACCTAAAGGTACGATAGCTGGTGATTTTTTACGTCTGTCGTATATCATTCTATTTATGCACAGTTTTTTTACGATGGTGATGTTGGTTGCTGCTCGTGTAACCTATAGAAGCATTTATGAAATGTTATTTCTACCCAATCGTAAAAACCGCAATGTACTGATCTTTGGAGCTTCAAGACCTGGTTTAGTCGCTTATTCTCTATTACGTGACGACCGCCGCGTGAAAAATCACATCGTCGCTTTTGTTGAAGATAAAGTTTCACGAGTTGGTAACCGCATAGCAGGGCTTCGCATTCTATATTTAGAAAAAATAGATCACGCTTTTATTGAACAATATAAGATTTCCGAAGTCATTATTGCCGTCGAAAACAATGATCCCGAGCGTTTAGTCCAAGTTACCGACCACTTTCAACAATTGAATGTCGAACTGAAAATAATGCCAAACTCTCGTGTTATGTTGAATTCGGGCGCGAAGCGTGAAATTCGAGCATTAAAGATTGAGGATTTATTAGGAAGAAAAGCCATTAAAATTGAAAATCCAGGTATTGATGCAGAATTGGATAATAAGGTTATTTTAATCACCGGTGCAGCCGGCTCAATTGGAGGGGAATTGTCGCGTCAGATTTCACAACGCAATTACCGTCACTTAATTTTATTGGATCAAGCCGAATCACCGCTGTACGATTTACAACAATCGCTAAAAGCGTCACATCCTGACCGTGTCAAGTGTATTGTAGGAGATGTGCGCGACAAGGTATTTATGGAACGGATCTTTAAACGCTACCGTCCACAGATGATCTTCCATGCAGCAGCATATAAACACGTTCCTTTGATGGAGCAAAATCCATATGAAGCAATTTGGACCAATTTGGTGGGCAGCAAAAACATGGCTGATCTTGCGGTAGCCTATGGTATCCATAAATTTGTCATGGTCTCTACAGATAAAGCAGTAAACCCGACTAATGTCATGGGAGCTACCAAACGTGCTGCAGAAATTTATGTCAATAGTTGCAGCTCTCTTGGAAAAACTAATTTTATCGTAACCCGATTTGGTAATGTCCTCGGATCTAATGGCTCCGTAATCCCATTGTTTGAAAAACAAATGGAACATGGTGGACCATTGACGCTTACACATGAAGATATCACACGTTACTTTATGACGATTCCAGAAGCTTGTTTATTGGTTCAAGAAGCAGGTGTAATGGGAAAGGGAGGCGAAATATTTGTTTTTGACATGGGCAAATCAGTCAAAATTATAGATCTTGCCAAGCGCATGATCAAATTAAAAGGATACCGCTATCCTGAAGATATCGATATTAAGATTGTTGGATTAAGACCTGGGGAAAAGATATTTGAGGAATTACTTGCCAATGATGAAAATACGCAAAAAACTCATCATCCAAAGATCATGATAGCACAGGTCAATCGCGAAGATATTGCTGAAAAATGCCATCTGATCCACAAGCTCAGTGAAGACATCACTACGATTGGTAAAGGAGAAATAAATGATATGAAATTGGTACAGCAACTTAAAAAAATAGTTCCCGAATTCAAATCTCAAAATTCGATATTTGAAGATCTTGATGAGGAAATTCAAGAAAAAATCATTGCTGAAGTTTAA